One stretch of Manis pentadactyla isolate mManPen7 chromosome 10, mManPen7.hap1, whole genome shotgun sequence DNA includes these proteins:
- the DCTN2 gene encoding dynactin subunit 2 isoform X2: MADPKYADLPGIARNEPDVYETSDLPEDDQAEFDAEELTSTSVEHIIVNPNAAYDKFKDKRVGTKGLDFSDRIGKTKRTGYESGEYEMLGEGLGVKETPQQKYQRLLHEVQELTSEVEKIKTTVKESATEEKLTPVVLAKQLAALKQQLVASHLEKLLGPDAAVNLTDPDGALAKRLLLQLEATKNSKGAGSRGKTTTSEASPESSLVTYELHSRPEQDKFSQAAKVAELEKRLTELEATVRCDQDGQNPLSAGLQGTCLMETVELLQAKVSALDLAVLDQVEARLQSVLGKVNEIAKHKTSVEDADTQSKVNQLYETIQRWSPIASTLPHLVQRLVTIKQLHEQAMQFGQLLTHLDATQQMIASSLKDNTSLLTQVQTTMRENLSTVEGNFANINGRMKQLGK; encoded by the exons GAAGAACTGACGAGCACAAGTGTGGAGCACATCATTGTCAATCCTAATGCTGCCTATGACAAGTTCAAAGACAAGAGAGTGGGGACAAAGGGACTTG ATTTCTCAGATCGTATTGGAAAAACCAAGAGGACAGGATATGAATCTGGAGAATATGAGatg CTTGGAGAGGGCTTGGGAGTGAAGGAGACACCCCAGCAGAAGTACCAGCGACTACTGCATGAGGTCCAGGAGCTGACAAGTGAAGTTGAAAAGATCAAG ACAACAGTGAAGGAGTCAGCGACTGAGGAGAAGCTGACCCCTGTGGTGCTGGCTAAACAGCTGGCAGCCCTGAAGCAGCAGTTGGTCGCCTCCCACCTGGAGAAGCTGTTGGGACCAGATGCAGCAGTCAACCTTACTGACCCTGATGGAGCTCTGGCTAA GCGCCTGCTGCTGCAGCTGGAAGCAACAAAAAACAGCAAAGGGGCTGGTTCACGAGGAAAGACCACCACCAGTGAGGCCTCCCCAGAGAGCAGCCTTGTCACTTATGAACTACATTCTCGGCCTGAACAGGACAAATTCTCTCAAGCTGCCAAA GTCGCAGAGCTTGAGAAACGCCTGACGGAGCTGGAAGCCACTGTACGCTGTGATCAGGATGGTCAG AATCCCCTTTCTGCAGGTCTGCAAGGCACCTGTCTTATG gagaccGTGGAACTGTTGCAGGCAAAGGTGAGCGCCCTGGACCTTGCAGTTTTGGACCAAGTGGAGGCTCGGCTGCAG AGTGTCCTGGGAAAGGTGAATGAGATTGCCAAGCATAAAACATCTGTGGAGGATGCAGATACACAAAGCAAG GTGAACCAGCTGTATGAAACCATACAGCGTTGGAGCCCCATCGCCTCCACCCTTCCTCATCTGGTGCAGAGACTTGTCACCATCAAGCAGCTGCATGAGCAAG CCATGCAGTTTGGTCAGCTGCTGACACACTTGGATGCCACCCAGCAGATGATTGCTAGTTCCCTCAAGGACAACACCAGCCTCTTGACCCAG GTGCAGACAACCATGCGTGAAAACCTGTCCACAGTAGAGGGGAATTTTGCTAACATTAATGGACGGATGAAGCAGCTGGGAAAGTGA
- the DCTN2 gene encoding dynactin subunit 2 isoform X3 has product MEPPFFPLGKEELTSTSVEHIIVNPNAAYDKFKDKRVGTKGLDFSDRIGKTKRTGYESGEYEMLGEGLGVKETPQQKYQRLLHEVQELTSEVEKIKTTVKESATEEKLTPVVLAKQLAALKQQLVASHLEKLLGPDAAVNLTDPDGALAKRLLLQLEATKNSKGAGSRGKTTTSEASPESSLVTYELHSRPEQDKFSQAAKVAELEKRLTELEATVRCDQDGQNPLSAGLQGTCLMETVELLQAKVSALDLAVLDQVEARLQSVLGKVNEIAKHKTSVEDADTQSKVNQLYETIQRWSPIASTLPHLVQRLVTIKQLHEQAMQFGQLLTHLDATQQMIASSLKDNTSLLTQVQTTMRENLSTVEGNFANINGRMKQLGK; this is encoded by the exons ATGGAGCCGCCCTTCTTTCCCCTTGGGAAA GAAGAACTGACGAGCACAAGTGTGGAGCACATCATTGTCAATCCTAATGCTGCCTATGACAAGTTCAAAGACAAGAGAGTGGGGACAAAGGGACTTG ATTTCTCAGATCGTATTGGAAAAACCAAGAGGACAGGATATGAATCTGGAGAATATGAGatg CTTGGAGAGGGCTTGGGAGTGAAGGAGACACCCCAGCAGAAGTACCAGCGACTACTGCATGAGGTCCAGGAGCTGACAAGTGAAGTTGAAAAGATCAAG ACAACAGTGAAGGAGTCAGCGACTGAGGAGAAGCTGACCCCTGTGGTGCTGGCTAAACAGCTGGCAGCCCTGAAGCAGCAGTTGGTCGCCTCCCACCTGGAGAAGCTGTTGGGACCAGATGCAGCAGTCAACCTTACTGACCCTGATGGAGCTCTGGCTAA GCGCCTGCTGCTGCAGCTGGAAGCAACAAAAAACAGCAAAGGGGCTGGTTCACGAGGAAAGACCACCACCAGTGAGGCCTCCCCAGAGAGCAGCCTTGTCACTTATGAACTACATTCTCGGCCTGAACAGGACAAATTCTCTCAAGCTGCCAAA GTCGCAGAGCTTGAGAAACGCCTGACGGAGCTGGAAGCCACTGTACGCTGTGATCAGGATGGTCAG AATCCCCTTTCTGCAGGTCTGCAAGGCACCTGTCTTATG gagaccGTGGAACTGTTGCAGGCAAAGGTGAGCGCCCTGGACCTTGCAGTTTTGGACCAAGTGGAGGCTCGGCTGCAG AGTGTCCTGGGAAAGGTGAATGAGATTGCCAAGCATAAAACATCTGTGGAGGATGCAGATACACAAAGCAAG GTGAACCAGCTGTATGAAACCATACAGCGTTGGAGCCCCATCGCCTCCACCCTTCCTCATCTGGTGCAGAGACTTGTCACCATCAAGCAGCTGCATGAGCAAG CCATGCAGTTTGGTCAGCTGCTGACACACTTGGATGCCACCCAGCAGATGATTGCTAGTTCCCTCAAGGACAACACCAGCCTCTTGACCCAG GTGCAGACAACCATGCGTGAAAACCTGTCCACAGTAGAGGGGAATTTTGCTAACATTAATGGACGGATGAAGCAGCTGGGAAAGTGA
- the DCTN2 gene encoding dynactin subunit 2 isoform X1: MADPKYADLPGIARNEPDVYETSDLPEDDQAEFDAVREELTSTSVEHIIVNPNAAYDKFKDKRVGTKGLDFSDRIGKTKRTGYESGEYEMLGEGLGVKETPQQKYQRLLHEVQELTSEVEKIKTTVKESATEEKLTPVVLAKQLAALKQQLVASHLEKLLGPDAAVNLTDPDGALAKRLLLQLEATKNSKGAGSRGKTTTSEASPESSLVTYELHSRPEQDKFSQAAKVAELEKRLTELEATVRCDQDGQNPLSAGLQGTCLMETVELLQAKVSALDLAVLDQVEARLQSVLGKVNEIAKHKTSVEDADTQSKVNQLYETIQRWSPIASTLPHLVQRLVTIKQLHEQAMQFGQLLTHLDATQQMIASSLKDNTSLLTQVQTTMRENLSTVEGNFANINGRMKQLGK, translated from the exons GAAGAACTGACGAGCACAAGTGTGGAGCACATCATTGTCAATCCTAATGCTGCCTATGACAAGTTCAAAGACAAGAGAGTGGGGACAAAGGGACTTG ATTTCTCAGATCGTATTGGAAAAACCAAGAGGACAGGATATGAATCTGGAGAATATGAGatg CTTGGAGAGGGCTTGGGAGTGAAGGAGACACCCCAGCAGAAGTACCAGCGACTACTGCATGAGGTCCAGGAGCTGACAAGTGAAGTTGAAAAGATCAAG ACAACAGTGAAGGAGTCAGCGACTGAGGAGAAGCTGACCCCTGTGGTGCTGGCTAAACAGCTGGCAGCCCTGAAGCAGCAGTTGGTCGCCTCCCACCTGGAGAAGCTGTTGGGACCAGATGCAGCAGTCAACCTTACTGACCCTGATGGAGCTCTGGCTAA GCGCCTGCTGCTGCAGCTGGAAGCAACAAAAAACAGCAAAGGGGCTGGTTCACGAGGAAAGACCACCACCAGTGAGGCCTCCCCAGAGAGCAGCCTTGTCACTTATGAACTACATTCTCGGCCTGAACAGGACAAATTCTCTCAAGCTGCCAAA GTCGCAGAGCTTGAGAAACGCCTGACGGAGCTGGAAGCCACTGTACGCTGTGATCAGGATGGTCAG AATCCCCTTTCTGCAGGTCTGCAAGGCACCTGTCTTATG gagaccGTGGAACTGTTGCAGGCAAAGGTGAGCGCCCTGGACCTTGCAGTTTTGGACCAAGTGGAGGCTCGGCTGCAG AGTGTCCTGGGAAAGGTGAATGAGATTGCCAAGCATAAAACATCTGTGGAGGATGCAGATACACAAAGCAAG GTGAACCAGCTGTATGAAACCATACAGCGTTGGAGCCCCATCGCCTCCACCCTTCCTCATCTGGTGCAGAGACTTGTCACCATCAAGCAGCTGCATGAGCAAG CCATGCAGTTTGGTCAGCTGCTGACACACTTGGATGCCACCCAGCAGATGATTGCTAGTTCCCTCAAGGACAACACCAGCCTCTTGACCCAG GTGCAGACAACCATGCGTGAAAACCTGTCCACAGTAGAGGGGAATTTTGCTAACATTAATGGACGGATGAAGCAGCTGGGAAAGTGA